One genomic window of Etheostoma spectabile isolate EspeVRDwgs_2016 chromosome 5, UIUC_Espe_1.0, whole genome shotgun sequence includes the following:
- the atxn2 gene encoding ataxin-2 isoform X4, protein MSMKAGGNRSKPGGGNTAGAAASGAGGSGGGRQNLGRGRHSGKGPAAVIFNGVYANMRMVHVLTSVVGTKCELKVKNGTIYEGVFKTYGPECDLVLDAAHRKSLEPSIAPRKEDIVESIIFKASDVVVVTFKDVDLNFARKVSSDTDNFTDTAVSSKINGEHKEKDLEPWDGGETHNSDSLESLDTDVSNGWDPNDMFKYNEEKYGVLSTYDSSLSTYTVPLERDNSEEFLKREARAAQLAEEIEASATYKARVALENDERSEEEKYTAVVRGERETHTLSRENKYVPPGQRNREAMSWGLGRQNSPRMAQSSAGPSTPRPGPHDYSPSSGADQRVVNGGSSHWPSPCPSPSSRPPSRYQSGPSSLPPRATTPTRPARPPSRPSRPLSHSSHPSYPSSSSSFSHHGPTSPASTLPKRMSSEGPPRMSPKSQRTPRSHRVPPCRTTGVPPGVDLISHNAPGEVPVTPPTRSSSSGGTWSSVVSGAHRPRSPRLNSMGGASSGSSSLPAPQTGTASVETVATATSASSPAAASPAPNMVASSSGDAKECRIQETRQTSPTANKENIKPLDSSPSITRPVCKGPPSMQPDHRKQIDNLKKFSVDFRLQSISNPDSAFDQMMTKPPRDPADKPKDLALDKASTVGREGTEDGVVVNVAGTPGGAPAPSTSTTNTSKPGSPAALSPSPSAPDQKRPGLDVTSQGVQTTATSSFSAPKHEEKEEKREAVQDQVRKSTLNPNANEFKPRFNTQPKPANTPTPPRPQGQPSPSIVVQQPQTVYSQTVCFPQMYPLTPVSPGVQSPAMYQVQMPHMTVSQSKPYRPGKVPNMPQQRSDQHHPQGTPTMMHPVTAAGPPIVAQSPAYSAQYFTCSPQQFTSQPLVQQMTHYQSQAQHVFSPVMQGSARMMAPPTHGQPTLVSSSTTQYPEQTHTMYVSQGPMPQQYPHPSATLHPHPQHPQPSATPTGQGQQGGPQQHGGPPNHPAASPVQHQQHQQHQQAAAAAAAAQALHMANQAPQQQMYSALAPTPPSMTPGPNPQSPQASFPSPQQTVYIHPQQVQHGYNHNHMAHVQQAHMQSGMVQSHHPAQTHPTMMLMATQGPPGGQPPMPQTALNPIPVSSTTHFSYLAHPQVQAHHQQQL, encoded by the exons ATGTCAATGAAGGCCGGTGGAAATCGCAGCAAGCCCGGTGGTGGCAACACCGCTGGTGCCGCCGCCTCCGGTGCCGGAGGAAGCGGCGGGGGAAGACAGAATCTGGGCAG gggAAGACACAGTGGTAAAGGTCCGGCAGCA GTGATTTTCAATGGTGTATATGCAAATATGAGGATGGTCCATGTCTTGACTTCAGTTGTG GGGACCAAGTGTGAGCTGAAAGTGAAAAATGGAACAATCTATGAAGGAGTATTTAAGACGTACGGTCCAGAG TGTGACCTGGTGTTGGATGCAGCCCACAGAAAGAGCCTAGAGCCAAGCATAGCTCCCCGGAAAGAGGATATTGTGGAGAGCATCATTTTCAAGGCCTCTGATGTGGTAGTGGTGACCTTCAAAGATGTGGACCTGAATTTTGCCAGGAAAG TCTCCTCTGACACAG ACAACTTCACAGATACAGCAGTGAGCAGTAAGATCAATGGCGAGCATAAAGAGAAGGATCTAGAGCCCTGGGATGGAGGAGAGACCCACAACTCTGACAGCCTTGAGTCCCTGGATACAGATGTG TCAAACGGTTGGGATCCCAATGACATGTTCAAGTACAACGAGGAGAAGTATGGTGTCTTGTCCACATATGACAGCAGCCTGTCCACATATAC GGTTCCCCTGGAGCGGGACAACTCAGAAGAGTTCCTCAAGAGGGAGGCGCGTGCTGCCCAGCTGGCGGAGGAGATTGAGGCCAGTGCCACATACAAGGCCCGTGTGGCCCTGGAGAACGATGAACGCTCTGAGGAGGAGAAATATACTGCTGTGGTGCGAGGGGAAAGGGAGACTCACACACTTAGCAG AGAGAACAAGTACGTTCCTCCAGGTCAGAGGAACAGGGAGGCGATGTCCTGGGGACTGGGACGTCAGAATTCACCTCGTATGGCTCAAAGCTCAGCTGGACCCTCAACTCCTCGACCAGGACCTCACGACTACAGTCCTAGCTCCGGGGCTGATCAGAGGGTGGTTAATGGAG GTTCATCCCATTGGCCCTCACCCTGTCCGTCTCCTTCCTCCCGCCCCCCCTCTCGTTACCAGTCTGGCCCCTCCTCCTTGCCTCCTCGGGCAACCACACCCACCAGGCCTGCCAGACCCCCCTCTCGACCTTCCAGGCCTCTCTCTCATTCATCCCACCCCTCCtatccctcctcctcatcctcctttTCCCACCATGGGCCCACATCGCCAGCTTCCACTCTGCCCAAACGCATGTCTTCAGAAG GCCCACCCAGGATGTCTCCAAAATCCCAGCGGACGCCTCGTTCTCACAGAGTGCCTCCCTGCCGGACCACTGGCGTTCCTCCAGGAGTGGATTTAATTTCCCACAATGCCCCTGGAGAGGTCCCAGTGACTCCACCAACCAGGAGCAGCTCCTCTGGAGGGACATGGTCCTCGGTGGTTAGTGGAG CTCACAGACCTCGCTCCCCCCGACTGAATAGTATGGGTGGAGCCTCTTCTggctcctcctccctcccagcACCCCAGACAGGAACAGCTTCTGTGGAAACTGTTGCTACAGCAACATCCGCTtcctctcctgctgctgctagcCCTGCCCCCAACATGGTCGCCTCTTCTTCAGGAGATG CAAAAGAGTGTCGTATCCAAGAAACAAGACAGACATCCCCCACGGCAAACAAGGAGAACATCAAGCCCTTGGACAGCTCGCCTAGTATCACCAGACCAGTCTGTAAAG GACCCCCTTCTATGCAACCAgaccacagaaaacaaatagataatttaaaaaaatttagtGTCGATTTTAGG TTGCAGTCAATTTCAAACCCAGACTCTGCCTTTGACCAGATGATGACCAAGCCTCCCAGAGATCCAGCAGACAAGCCAAAAGACCTTGCCCTGGACAAAGCTTCCACTGTGGGGAGGGAGGGCACTGAAGACGGTGTTGTAGTGAATGTGGCTGGCACCCCCGGTGGTGCCCCTGCTCCATCTACCAGCACCACAAACACTAGTAAGCCTGGCAGCCCCGCTGCACTATCCCCATCTCCCTCAGCCCCCGACCAGAAGAGGCCAGGGCTGGATGTGACATCACAGGGAGTTCAGACAACAGCCACATCCTCATTCAGTGCACCCAAGcatgaagagaaggaggagaaaagggagGCAGTACAAGA TCAAGTAAGAAAATCAACCCTGAACCCAAATGCCAATGAGTTCAAACCAAGGTTTAATACACAG CCCAAACCAGCCAACACCCCGACGCCTCCCCGGCCTCAGGGCCAGCCCAGCCCCTCCATCGTAGTCCAGCAGCCTCAGACTGTCTACAGCCAGACAGTCTGCTTCCCCCAGATGTATCCCCTCACACCAGTCAGCCCGGGAGTGCAG TCTCCAGCCATGTACCAGGTGCAGATGCCTCATATGACAGTCAGCCAATCTAAACCCTACAGACCAGGTAAAG TACCCAACATGCCCCAGCAGAGGTCAGACCAGCACCACCCTCAAGGCACACCCACCATGATGCACCCAGTGACTGCAGCAGGACCCCCTATTGTAGCACAGAGCCCTGCCTACTCTGCCCAGTACTTCACCTGCAGCCCGCAGCAGTTCACCAGTCAGCCACTGGTCCAGCAGATGACACATTACCAATCACAG GCGCAGCATGTGTTCAGTCCCGTAATGCAGGGCAGTGCCAGGATGATGGCGCCTCCCACGCACGGCCAACCCACCCTCGTCTCTTCCTCAACTACACAGTACCCAGAGCAGACACACACCATGTATG TGTCTCAAGGGCCAATGCCCCAGCAGTACCCCCATCCCAGCGCCACCTTGCACCCTCACCCACAGCACCCCCAGCCCTCTGCCACCCCTACAGGCCAAGGCCAGCAGGGTGGTCCCCAACAACATGGAGGTCCTCCAAACCACCCAGCTGCCAGCCCGGTCCAGcaccagcagcaccagcagcaccagcagGCAGCAGCAG CGGCAGCAGCAGCCCAGGCCCTCCACATGGCTAATCAGGCCCCGCAGCAGCAGATGTATTCTGCTTTGGCCCCCACTCCCCCCTCCATGACCCCGGGACCCAACCCTCAGTCTCCCCAGGCATCGTTCCCCTCTCCCCAGCAGACGGTCTATATCCACCCACAGCAGGTGCAGCACGGCTATAACCACAACCACATGGCACACGTGCAGCAG GCCCATATGCAGTCTGGTATGGTGCAGTCTCACCACCCGGCGCAGACCCACCCCACGATGATGCTGATGGCTACCCAGGGTCCTCCAGGGGGTCAGCCACCCATGCCCCAGACTGCCCTCAACCCCATTCCTGTTTCCTCCACCACACATTTTTCCTACCTGGCACATCCACAAG TGCAAGCtcatcatcagcagcagctgTAG
- the atxn2 gene encoding ataxin-2 isoform X1 produces MSMKAGGNRSKPGGGNTAGAAASGAGGSGGGRQNLGRGRHSGKGPAAVIFNGVYANMRMVHVLTSVVGTKCELKVKNGTIYEGVFKTYGPECDLVLDAAHRKSLEPSIAPRKEDIVESIIFKASDVVVVTFKDVDLNFARKVSSDTDNFTDTAVSSKINGEHKEKDLEPWDGGETHNSDSLESLDTDVSNGWDPNDMFKYNEEKYGVLSTYDSSLSTYTVPLERDNSEEFLKREARAAQLAEEIEASATYKARVALENDERSEEEKYTAVVRGERETHTLSRENKYVPPGQRNREAMSWGLGRQNSPRMAQSSAGPSTPRPGPHDYSPSSGADQRVVNGGSSHWPSPCPSPSSRPPSRYQSGPSSLPPRATTPTRPARPPSRPSRPLSHSSHPSYPSSSSSFSHHGPTSPASTLPKRMSSEGPPRMSPKSQRTPRSHRVPPCRTTGVPPGVDLISHNAPGEVPVTPPTRSSSSGGTWSSVVSGAHRPRSPRLNSMGGASSGSSSLPAPQTGTASVETVATATSASSPAAASPAPNMVASSSGDAKECRIQETRQTSPTANKENIKPLDSSPSITRPVCKGPPSMQPDHRKQIDNLKKFSVDFRLQSISNPDSAFDQMMTKPPRDPADKPKDLALDKASTVGREGTEDGVVVNVAGTPGGAPAPSTSTTNTSKPGSPAALSPSPSAPDQKRPGLDVTSQGVQTTATSSFSAPKHEEKEEKREAVQDQVRKSTLNPNANEFKPRFNTQPKPANTPTPPRPQGQPSPSIVVQQPQTVYSQTVCFPQMYPLTPVSPGVQKSIIWKSPAMYQVQMPHMTVSQSKPYRPGKVPNMPQQRSDQHHPQGTPTMMHPVTAAGPPIVAQSPAYSAQYFTCSPQQFTSQPLVQQMTHYQSQAQHVFSPVMQGSARMMAPPTHGQPTLVSSSTTQYPEQTHTMYVSQGPMPQQYPHPSATLHPHPQHPQPSATPTGQGQQGGPQQHGGPPNHPAASPVQHQQHQQHQQAAAAAAAAQALHMANQAPQQQMYSALAPTPPSMTPGPNPQSPQASFPSPQQTVYIHPQQVQHGYNHNHMAHVQQAHMQSGMVQSHHPAQTHPTMMLMATQGPPGGQPPMPQTALNPIPVSSTTHFSYLAHPQVQAHHQQQL; encoded by the exons ATGTCAATGAAGGCCGGTGGAAATCGCAGCAAGCCCGGTGGTGGCAACACCGCTGGTGCCGCCGCCTCCGGTGCCGGAGGAAGCGGCGGGGGAAGACAGAATCTGGGCAG gggAAGACACAGTGGTAAAGGTCCGGCAGCA GTGATTTTCAATGGTGTATATGCAAATATGAGGATGGTCCATGTCTTGACTTCAGTTGTG GGGACCAAGTGTGAGCTGAAAGTGAAAAATGGAACAATCTATGAAGGAGTATTTAAGACGTACGGTCCAGAG TGTGACCTGGTGTTGGATGCAGCCCACAGAAAGAGCCTAGAGCCAAGCATAGCTCCCCGGAAAGAGGATATTGTGGAGAGCATCATTTTCAAGGCCTCTGATGTGGTAGTGGTGACCTTCAAAGATGTGGACCTGAATTTTGCCAGGAAAG TCTCCTCTGACACAG ACAACTTCACAGATACAGCAGTGAGCAGTAAGATCAATGGCGAGCATAAAGAGAAGGATCTAGAGCCCTGGGATGGAGGAGAGACCCACAACTCTGACAGCCTTGAGTCCCTGGATACAGATGTG TCAAACGGTTGGGATCCCAATGACATGTTCAAGTACAACGAGGAGAAGTATGGTGTCTTGTCCACATATGACAGCAGCCTGTCCACATATAC GGTTCCCCTGGAGCGGGACAACTCAGAAGAGTTCCTCAAGAGGGAGGCGCGTGCTGCCCAGCTGGCGGAGGAGATTGAGGCCAGTGCCACATACAAGGCCCGTGTGGCCCTGGAGAACGATGAACGCTCTGAGGAGGAGAAATATACTGCTGTGGTGCGAGGGGAAAGGGAGACTCACACACTTAGCAG AGAGAACAAGTACGTTCCTCCAGGTCAGAGGAACAGGGAGGCGATGTCCTGGGGACTGGGACGTCAGAATTCACCTCGTATGGCTCAAAGCTCAGCTGGACCCTCAACTCCTCGACCAGGACCTCACGACTACAGTCCTAGCTCCGGGGCTGATCAGAGGGTGGTTAATGGAG GTTCATCCCATTGGCCCTCACCCTGTCCGTCTCCTTCCTCCCGCCCCCCCTCTCGTTACCAGTCTGGCCCCTCCTCCTTGCCTCCTCGGGCAACCACACCCACCAGGCCTGCCAGACCCCCCTCTCGACCTTCCAGGCCTCTCTCTCATTCATCCCACCCCTCCtatccctcctcctcatcctcctttTCCCACCATGGGCCCACATCGCCAGCTTCCACTCTGCCCAAACGCATGTCTTCAGAAG GCCCACCCAGGATGTCTCCAAAATCCCAGCGGACGCCTCGTTCTCACAGAGTGCCTCCCTGCCGGACCACTGGCGTTCCTCCAGGAGTGGATTTAATTTCCCACAATGCCCCTGGAGAGGTCCCAGTGACTCCACCAACCAGGAGCAGCTCCTCTGGAGGGACATGGTCCTCGGTGGTTAGTGGAG CTCACAGACCTCGCTCCCCCCGACTGAATAGTATGGGTGGAGCCTCTTCTggctcctcctccctcccagcACCCCAGACAGGAACAGCTTCTGTGGAAACTGTTGCTACAGCAACATCCGCTtcctctcctgctgctgctagcCCTGCCCCCAACATGGTCGCCTCTTCTTCAGGAGATG CAAAAGAGTGTCGTATCCAAGAAACAAGACAGACATCCCCCACGGCAAACAAGGAGAACATCAAGCCCTTGGACAGCTCGCCTAGTATCACCAGACCAGTCTGTAAAG GACCCCCTTCTATGCAACCAgaccacagaaaacaaatagataatttaaaaaaatttagtGTCGATTTTAGG TTGCAGTCAATTTCAAACCCAGACTCTGCCTTTGACCAGATGATGACCAAGCCTCCCAGAGATCCAGCAGACAAGCCAAAAGACCTTGCCCTGGACAAAGCTTCCACTGTGGGGAGGGAGGGCACTGAAGACGGTGTTGTAGTGAATGTGGCTGGCACCCCCGGTGGTGCCCCTGCTCCATCTACCAGCACCACAAACACTAGTAAGCCTGGCAGCCCCGCTGCACTATCCCCATCTCCCTCAGCCCCCGACCAGAAGAGGCCAGGGCTGGATGTGACATCACAGGGAGTTCAGACAACAGCCACATCCTCATTCAGTGCACCCAAGcatgaagagaaggaggagaaaagggagGCAGTACAAGA TCAAGTAAGAAAATCAACCCTGAACCCAAATGCCAATGAGTTCAAACCAAGGTTTAATACACAG CCCAAACCAGCCAACACCCCGACGCCTCCCCGGCCTCAGGGCCAGCCCAGCCCCTCCATCGTAGTCCAGCAGCCTCAGACTGTCTACAGCCAGACAGTCTGCTTCCCCCAGATGTATCCCCTCACACCAGTCAGCCCGGGAGTGCAG AAAAGCATAATATGGAAG TCTCCAGCCATGTACCAGGTGCAGATGCCTCATATGACAGTCAGCCAATCTAAACCCTACAGACCAGGTAAAG TACCCAACATGCCCCAGCAGAGGTCAGACCAGCACCACCCTCAAGGCACACCCACCATGATGCACCCAGTGACTGCAGCAGGACCCCCTATTGTAGCACAGAGCCCTGCCTACTCTGCCCAGTACTTCACCTGCAGCCCGCAGCAGTTCACCAGTCAGCCACTGGTCCAGCAGATGACACATTACCAATCACAG GCGCAGCATGTGTTCAGTCCCGTAATGCAGGGCAGTGCCAGGATGATGGCGCCTCCCACGCACGGCCAACCCACCCTCGTCTCTTCCTCAACTACACAGTACCCAGAGCAGACACACACCATGTATG TGTCTCAAGGGCCAATGCCCCAGCAGTACCCCCATCCCAGCGCCACCTTGCACCCTCACCCACAGCACCCCCAGCCCTCTGCCACCCCTACAGGCCAAGGCCAGCAGGGTGGTCCCCAACAACATGGAGGTCCTCCAAACCACCCAGCTGCCAGCCCGGTCCAGcaccagcagcaccagcagcaccagcagGCAGCAGCAG CGGCAGCAGCAGCCCAGGCCCTCCACATGGCTAATCAGGCCCCGCAGCAGCAGATGTATTCTGCTTTGGCCCCCACTCCCCCCTCCATGACCCCGGGACCCAACCCTCAGTCTCCCCAGGCATCGTTCCCCTCTCCCCAGCAGACGGTCTATATCCACCCACAGCAGGTGCAGCACGGCTATAACCACAACCACATGGCACACGTGCAGCAG GCCCATATGCAGTCTGGTATGGTGCAGTCTCACCACCCGGCGCAGACCCACCCCACGATGATGCTGATGGCTACCCAGGGTCCTCCAGGGGGTCAGCCACCCATGCCCCAGACTGCCCTCAACCCCATTCCTGTTTCCTCCACCACACATTTTTCCTACCTGGCACATCCACAAG TGCAAGCtcatcatcagcagcagctgTAG
- the atxn2 gene encoding ataxin-2 isoform X8, with protein MSMKAGGNRSKPGGGNTAGAAASGAGGSGGGRQNLGRGRHSGKGPAAVIFNGVYANMRMVHVLTSVVGTKCELKVKNGTIYEGVFKTYGPECDLVLDAAHRKSLEPSIAPRKEDIVESIIFKASDVVVVTFKDVDLNFARKDNFTDTAVSSKINGEHKEKDLEPWDGGETHNSDSLESLDTDVSNGWDPNDMFKYNEEKYGVLSTYDSSLSTYTVPLERDNSEEFLKREARAAQLAEEIEASATYKARVALENDERSEEEKYTAVVRGERETHTLSRENKYVPPGQRNREAMSWGLGRQNSPRMAQSSAGPSTPRPGPHDYSPSSGADQRVVNGGSSHWPSPCPSPSSRPPSRYQSGPSSLPPRATTPTRPARPPSRPSRPLSHSSHPSYPSSSSSFSHHGPTSPASTLPKRMSSEGPPRMSPKSQRTPRSHRVPPCRTTGVPPGVDLISHNAPGEVPVTPPTRSSSSGGTWSSVVSGAHRPRSPRLNSMGGASSGSSSLPAPQTGTASVETVATATSASSPAAASPAPNMVASSSGDAKECRIQETRQTSPTANKENIKPLDSSPSITRPVCKGPPSMQPDHRKQIDNLKKFSVDFRLQSISNPDSAFDQMMTKPPRDPADKPKDLALDKASTVGREGTEDGVVVNVAGTPGGAPAPSTSTTNTSKPGSPAALSPSPSAPDQKRPGLDVTSQGVQTTATSSFSAPKHEEKEEKREAVQDQVRKSTLNPNANEFKPRFNTQPKPANTPTPPRPQGQPSPSIVVQQPQTVYSQTVCFPQMYPLTPVSPGVQKSIIWKSPAMYQVQMPHMTVSQSKPYRPVPNMPQQRSDQHHPQGTPTMMHPVTAAGPPIVAQSPAYSAQYFTCSPQQFTSQPLVQQMTHYQSQAQHVFSPVMQGSARMMAPPTHGQPTLVSSSTTQYPEQTHTMYVSQGPMPQQYPHPSATLHPHPQHPQPSATPTGQGQQGGPQQHGGPPNHPAASPVQHQQHQQHQQAAAAAAAAQALHMANQAPQQQMYSALAPTPPSMTPGPNPQSPQASFPSPQQTVYIHPQQVQHGYNHNHMAHVQQAHMQSGMVQSHHPAQTHPTMMLMATQGPPGGQPPMPQTALNPIPVSSTTHFSYLAHPQVQAHHQQQL; from the exons ATGTCAATGAAGGCCGGTGGAAATCGCAGCAAGCCCGGTGGTGGCAACACCGCTGGTGCCGCCGCCTCCGGTGCCGGAGGAAGCGGCGGGGGAAGACAGAATCTGGGCAG gggAAGACACAGTGGTAAAGGTCCGGCAGCA GTGATTTTCAATGGTGTATATGCAAATATGAGGATGGTCCATGTCTTGACTTCAGTTGTG GGGACCAAGTGTGAGCTGAAAGTGAAAAATGGAACAATCTATGAAGGAGTATTTAAGACGTACGGTCCAGAG TGTGACCTGGTGTTGGATGCAGCCCACAGAAAGAGCCTAGAGCCAAGCATAGCTCCCCGGAAAGAGGATATTGTGGAGAGCATCATTTTCAAGGCCTCTGATGTGGTAGTGGTGACCTTCAAAGATGTGGACCTGAATTTTGCCAGGAAAG ACAACTTCACAGATACAGCAGTGAGCAGTAAGATCAATGGCGAGCATAAAGAGAAGGATCTAGAGCCCTGGGATGGAGGAGAGACCCACAACTCTGACAGCCTTGAGTCCCTGGATACAGATGTG TCAAACGGTTGGGATCCCAATGACATGTTCAAGTACAACGAGGAGAAGTATGGTGTCTTGTCCACATATGACAGCAGCCTGTCCACATATAC GGTTCCCCTGGAGCGGGACAACTCAGAAGAGTTCCTCAAGAGGGAGGCGCGTGCTGCCCAGCTGGCGGAGGAGATTGAGGCCAGTGCCACATACAAGGCCCGTGTGGCCCTGGAGAACGATGAACGCTCTGAGGAGGAGAAATATACTGCTGTGGTGCGAGGGGAAAGGGAGACTCACACACTTAGCAG AGAGAACAAGTACGTTCCTCCAGGTCAGAGGAACAGGGAGGCGATGTCCTGGGGACTGGGACGTCAGAATTCACCTCGTATGGCTCAAAGCTCAGCTGGACCCTCAACTCCTCGACCAGGACCTCACGACTACAGTCCTAGCTCCGGGGCTGATCAGAGGGTGGTTAATGGAG GTTCATCCCATTGGCCCTCACCCTGTCCGTCTCCTTCCTCCCGCCCCCCCTCTCGTTACCAGTCTGGCCCCTCCTCCTTGCCTCCTCGGGCAACCACACCCACCAGGCCTGCCAGACCCCCCTCTCGACCTTCCAGGCCTCTCTCTCATTCATCCCACCCCTCCtatccctcctcctcatcctcctttTCCCACCATGGGCCCACATCGCCAGCTTCCACTCTGCCCAAACGCATGTCTTCAGAAG GCCCACCCAGGATGTCTCCAAAATCCCAGCGGACGCCTCGTTCTCACAGAGTGCCTCCCTGCCGGACCACTGGCGTTCCTCCAGGAGTGGATTTAATTTCCCACAATGCCCCTGGAGAGGTCCCAGTGACTCCACCAACCAGGAGCAGCTCCTCTGGAGGGACATGGTCCTCGGTGGTTAGTGGAG CTCACAGACCTCGCTCCCCCCGACTGAATAGTATGGGTGGAGCCTCTTCTggctcctcctccctcccagcACCCCAGACAGGAACAGCTTCTGTGGAAACTGTTGCTACAGCAACATCCGCTtcctctcctgctgctgctagcCCTGCCCCCAACATGGTCGCCTCTTCTTCAGGAGATG CAAAAGAGTGTCGTATCCAAGAAACAAGACAGACATCCCCCACGGCAAACAAGGAGAACATCAAGCCCTTGGACAGCTCGCCTAGTATCACCAGACCAGTCTGTAAAG GACCCCCTTCTATGCAACCAgaccacagaaaacaaatagataatttaaaaaaatttagtGTCGATTTTAGG TTGCAGTCAATTTCAAACCCAGACTCTGCCTTTGACCAGATGATGACCAAGCCTCCCAGAGATCCAGCAGACAAGCCAAAAGACCTTGCCCTGGACAAAGCTTCCACTGTGGGGAGGGAGGGCACTGAAGACGGTGTTGTAGTGAATGTGGCTGGCACCCCCGGTGGTGCCCCTGCTCCATCTACCAGCACCACAAACACTAGTAAGCCTGGCAGCCCCGCTGCACTATCCCCATCTCCCTCAGCCCCCGACCAGAAGAGGCCAGGGCTGGATGTGACATCACAGGGAGTTCAGACAACAGCCACATCCTCATTCAGTGCACCCAAGcatgaagagaaggaggagaaaagggagGCAGTACAAGA TCAAGTAAGAAAATCAACCCTGAACCCAAATGCCAATGAGTTCAAACCAAGGTTTAATACACAG CCCAAACCAGCCAACACCCCGACGCCTCCCCGGCCTCAGGGCCAGCCCAGCCCCTCCATCGTAGTCCAGCAGCCTCAGACTGTCTACAGCCAGACAGTCTGCTTCCCCCAGATGTATCCCCTCACACCAGTCAGCCCGGGAGTGCAG AAAAGCATAATATGGAAG TCTCCAGCCATGTACCAGGTGCAGATGCCTCATATGACAGTCAGCCAATCTAAACCCTACAGACCAG TACCCAACATGCCCCAGCAGAGGTCAGACCAGCACCACCCTCAAGGCACACCCACCATGATGCACCCAGTGACTGCAGCAGGACCCCCTATTGTAGCACAGAGCCCTGCCTACTCTGCCCAGTACTTCACCTGCAGCCCGCAGCAGTTCACCAGTCAGCCACTGGTCCAGCAGATGACACATTACCAATCACAG GCGCAGCATGTGTTCAGTCCCGTAATGCAGGGCAGTGCCAGGATGATGGCGCCTCCCACGCACGGCCAACCCACCCTCGTCTCTTCCTCAACTACACAGTACCCAGAGCAGACACACACCATGTATG TGTCTCAAGGGCCAATGCCCCAGCAGTACCCCCATCCCAGCGCCACCTTGCACCCTCACCCACAGCACCCCCAGCCCTCTGCCACCCCTACAGGCCAAGGCCAGCAGGGTGGTCCCCAACAACATGGAGGTCCTCCAAACCACCCAGCTGCCAGCCCGGTCCAGcaccagcagcaccagcagcaccagcagGCAGCAGCAG CGGCAGCAGCAGCCCAGGCCCTCCACATGGCTAATCAGGCCCCGCAGCAGCAGATGTATTCTGCTTTGGCCCCCACTCCCCCCTCCATGACCCCGGGACCCAACCCTCAGTCTCCCCAGGCATCGTTCCCCTCTCCCCAGCAGACGGTCTATATCCACCCACAGCAGGTGCAGCACGGCTATAACCACAACCACATGGCACACGTGCAGCAG GCCCATATGCAGTCTGGTATGGTGCAGTCTCACCACCCGGCGCAGACCCACCCCACGATGATGCTGATGGCTACCCAGGGTCCTCCAGGGGGTCAGCCACCCATGCCCCAGACTGCCCTCAACCCCATTCCTGTTTCCTCCACCACACATTTTTCCTACCTGGCACATCCACAAG TGCAAGCtcatcatcagcagcagctgTAG